A window of the Janthinobacterium agaricidamnosum NBRC 102515 = DSM 9628 genome harbors these coding sequences:
- a CDS encoding M20 family metallopeptidase, producing the protein MSPPNIAGRTHRRVRFLIPMLCGMLLPLCAAAQLSAAQSAMVQFVHDHRGQQIQLLEQLVNLNSGTSNADGVRQVGERLKPQFEALGFDVQWHDLPENMRHAGSLVATLGAHPGKRMLLIGHLDTVFSRDSPFQRFTVSEDGRKASGPGVIDDKGGLVTILFALQALHQTGGLKNANLTVVLVGDEELAAQPTEVSRKALADAAKNSDMALGFEFGLSPDELVVGRRGLSEWLLRSTGAAQHSSTIFQPAVGFGAAFEVSRVLNELRGELSRTPGLTINPGLLLGGQKVREEEGGERGVASGKKTIVAGQALVRGDLRFSSDDQRDSAEQAMLAISSHALPGTASSVEFRRIMPVMAATSANQQLLAEYSAVSENLGGPPLRAIAPETRGGADISYIAQYVAASLDGLGPWGAGAHGEQETLDLDSLEVATTRAALFLARQISGGATK; encoded by the coding sequence TTGAGCCCCCCGAACATTGCTGGCCGCACACACCGCCGTGTGCGTTTCTTGATACCCATGCTGTGCGGGATGCTGCTCCCGCTTTGCGCCGCGGCACAGCTCAGTGCGGCTCAATCCGCCATGGTGCAATTTGTGCACGACCATCGCGGGCAACAAATTCAGTTGCTGGAGCAACTGGTCAACCTGAATAGCGGCACCAGCAATGCCGACGGCGTCCGGCAGGTGGGCGAGCGGCTGAAACCGCAGTTTGAAGCGCTGGGCTTTGATGTTCAGTGGCATGACTTGCCTGAAAACATGCGGCATGCCGGCAGCCTGGTCGCCACGCTGGGTGCTCATCCCGGCAAGCGCATGCTGCTGATTGGCCACCTGGACACGGTATTTTCGCGTGACAGCCCGTTTCAGCGTTTTACCGTTTCCGAGGATGGCAGGAAGGCAAGTGGACCGGGCGTCATCGACGACAAAGGCGGCCTGGTCACGATTCTTTTTGCACTGCAAGCCTTGCACCAAACCGGAGGATTGAAAAACGCCAACCTCACGGTGGTGCTGGTGGGGGATGAAGAGCTGGCGGCACAACCGACCGAGGTATCGCGCAAGGCCTTGGCCGACGCCGCAAAGAACAGCGATATGGCGCTCGGTTTCGAGTTTGGCCTGTCGCCGGATGAACTGGTCGTCGGCCGCCGTGGCTTGAGCGAATGGCTGTTGAGGTCGACTGGCGCAGCGCAGCACTCGTCGACCATTTTTCAGCCGGCGGTGGGATTTGGCGCCGCGTTTGAAGTCTCCCGCGTGTTGAACGAGCTGCGTGGCGAGCTATCCCGAACGCCTGGCCTGACGATCAATCCCGGCCTGTTGCTGGGCGGGCAAAAGGTGCGCGAAGAGGAGGGCGGAGAGCGCGGCGTCGCCAGCGGCAAAAAGACCATCGTCGCCGGCCAGGCGCTGGTGCGTGGGGACCTGCGTTTTTCCAGCGATGACCAGCGCGATAGCGCGGAACAGGCAATGCTTGCCATCAGCAGCCATGCCTTGCCTGGCACGGCGAGCAGCGTGGAGTTTCGGCGCATTATGCCGGTGATGGCGGCAACGTCGGCAAACCAGCAATTGCTGGCTGAATATAGTGCGGTCAGCGAGAATCTGGGCGGGCCGCCCTTGCGGGCGATCGCGCCGGAAACGCGGGGCGGGGCGGACATTTCTTATATTGCCCAGTATGTTGCCGCCAGCCTGGATGGCCTGGGACCGTGGGGCGCGGGCGCGCATGGCGAACAAGAGACGCTGGACCTCGACTCCCTGGAGGTGGCCACCACGCGCGCCGCACTTTTCCTGGCACGACAAATCTCAGGCGGCGCCACCAAATAG
- a CDS encoding winged helix-turn-helix transcriptional regulator — translation MKRKSLSQDRCPVARSLDIIGDWWTLLIIRDALAGVTRFNDFGRSLGAAKSSLSTRIKALVDQEILEVRPASDGTAYQEYALTMKGRALAPALIGLAQWGASYAFEPGDAASTFVDKKNKRPLKPIEMKASDGRVLQDSDIQWLSGLD, via the coding sequence GTGAAGCGCAAAAGTTTGAGCCAGGATAGATGCCCAGTTGCCCGCAGCCTTGACATCATCGGTGACTGGTGGACGCTTTTAATCATTCGCGATGCTTTGGCCGGCGTAACCAGATTCAATGACTTTGGACGCAGCCTTGGTGCGGCAAAGAGCAGCCTCAGCACAAGAATCAAGGCTCTGGTGGACCAAGAAATCCTCGAGGTGCGTCCCGCATCAGATGGAACGGCGTATCAGGAATATGCCCTGACGATGAAAGGGCGTGCGCTGGCTCCCGCGCTCATCGGCTTGGCGCAATGGGGCGCATCCTATGCATTCGAGCCTGGAGACGCTGCATCCACATTCGTCGATAAGAAAAATAAGCGCCCGCTAAAACCGATTGAAATGAAAGCATCAGATGGACGAGTCTTGCAAGACAGCGACATTCAATGGCTTTCTGGCCTGGATTAA
- a CDS encoding SDR family NAD(P)-dependent oxidoreductase — MCSDNELEEEMAKLDGKIAVITGGSSGIGLATAKVFVDAGARVYITGRRKAELDAAVAFLGPNATPVQGDVAKAADVDRLYEQIRNEVGRLDIVFANAGGVIPSPLGSLTDEHIDYHLDTLVKGVIWTVQKALPLMGPGGSIILSASIVASKGWANWSVYSAAKAAVRSFARTWSSDLRDRGIRVNAVSPGVIPTPAHTNAAESPEAMNTFMDYMASITPLARTGTVEEVARAVAFLASDDSSFIAASEIFVDGGIAQI, encoded by the coding sequence ATGTGCTCAGATAACGAGCTGGAGGAAGAAATGGCAAAACTTGACGGGAAGATCGCAGTCATCACGGGCGGAAGCTCTGGGATCGGTTTGGCTACAGCCAAAGTCTTTGTGGACGCCGGCGCGCGCGTCTACATAACCGGCCGCAGAAAAGCTGAACTCGATGCAGCAGTGGCCTTTCTTGGGCCAAATGCAACGCCCGTTCAGGGCGATGTCGCCAAAGCGGCCGATGTTGATCGGCTCTATGAGCAAATTCGAAATGAAGTAGGACGCCTTGACATCGTTTTTGCCAATGCTGGCGGTGTCATCCCGTCTCCGTTGGGGAGCTTGACGGACGAACACATCGACTATCACCTGGACACGCTCGTGAAGGGTGTGATCTGGACTGTGCAAAAGGCATTGCCTCTGATGGGGCCTGGTGGCTCAATTATCCTCAGCGCATCGATTGTCGCCTCTAAAGGGTGGGCTAACTGGAGTGTCTACAGCGCCGCCAAGGCGGCGGTCCGCAGCTTCGCCCGGACTTGGTCATCCGATTTGCGGGACCGTGGAATCCGGGTCAACGCGGTCAGTCCTGGCGTGATTCCGACACCGGCACATACAAACGCCGCCGAAAGCCCTGAGGCGATGAACACCTTCATGGATTATATGGCAAGCATAACGCCCCTTGCCCGAACCGGAACAGTTGAGGAAGTGGCGCGGGCAGTCGCCTTCCTGGCCTCCGACGACAGCAGCTTCATCGCAGCCAGCGAGATCTTTGTCGATGGCGGCATAGCCCAAATCTGA
- a CDS encoding NAD(P) transhydrogenase subunit alpha, producing the protein MTTVSSARVSIGLLREKLLGERRVALTPADVKRLSAKAIVTVEIGAGLAAGFPDDAYANAGARLAELQQVLDGSAIIVKVRAPNANQAPRAGGVLVSLGTRDATLAKRLQERQVSHLALERVPRISRAQAMDVLSSQASVAGYASVLEGARLLDILLPMLTTAAGIIKPAKMIAIGAGVAGLQAIATARRLGAVTHGFDVREAAREQVESLGAKFVPVDLAMLAAEAAGGYAGQQSAEQQERLRRALAPHLASMNLVITTAQIPGRPAPLLIDEAAIAQMPPGSVIVDLAAETGGNCALTRPDELVTVGGVRILGPTNLASTAATTASQLFSGNIRSLLDHLIDDTGHLRLDPADPITGPLLGGEPPVPVHQRQLKEANA; encoded by the coding sequence ATGACTACTGTATCTTCGGCCCGTGTATCGATCGGGCTGCTACGCGAAAAGCTCCTTGGAGAACGCCGCGTTGCTTTAACGCCCGCTGATGTGAAGCGGCTTTCCGCAAAGGCGATTGTGACTGTTGAGATTGGCGCGGGGCTGGCGGCCGGTTTCCCCGATGACGCGTACGCGAATGCTGGAGCTCGCCTAGCAGAATTGCAACAAGTCCTCGATGGCTCAGCGATCATCGTCAAAGTCCGGGCTCCGAACGCGAACCAAGCGCCGCGCGCCGGCGGCGTTCTTGTTTCTCTCGGGACCCGCGATGCTACGTTAGCGAAACGGCTTCAAGAGCGGCAAGTTTCGCATCTCGCTCTTGAACGTGTTCCGCGTATCAGCAGGGCACAAGCGATGGACGTGCTTTCCTCGCAAGCGTCCGTCGCTGGCTACGCCTCCGTGCTTGAGGGAGCCCGCCTGCTCGACATCCTGCTGCCGATGCTGACGACGGCTGCCGGCATCATCAAACCGGCCAAGATGATCGCGATCGGTGCAGGGGTCGCGGGTTTGCAGGCAATTGCAACCGCGCGCCGGCTGGGCGCGGTCACGCACGGGTTCGACGTGCGGGAGGCGGCCCGAGAGCAGGTCGAAAGCCTAGGCGCGAAATTTGTGCCGGTGGATCTGGCAATGCTGGCAGCGGAAGCCGCCGGCGGCTACGCCGGACAGCAATCCGCAGAACAGCAGGAGCGGCTCCGCCGGGCGCTTGCGCCGCATCTGGCCTCAATGAACCTCGTCATCACCACGGCCCAGATTCCCGGCCGACCGGCACCGTTATTGATCGACGAGGCGGCCATTGCGCAGATGCCGCCGGGCTCCGTGATCGTTGACCTCGCGGCTGAGACCGGCGGCAATTGCGCGCTCACGCGACCGGATGAGTTGGTCACCGTTGGCGGCGTCCGGATTCTCGGTCCGACAAACCTTGCCAGCACCGCGGCGACAACCGCAAGCCAGCTCTTCAGTGGAAACATCCGATCGCTGCTCGATCACCTCATCGACGATACCGGCCACCTCAGACTGGACCCTGCCGATCCCATTACCGGTCCGCTGCTTGGCGGCGAACCGCCCGTCCCAGTTCATCAGCGACAGCTTAAGGAGGCCAACGCATGA
- a CDS encoding NAD(P) transhydrogenase subunit alpha: MSATTTIQFFVFLLAGFVGMQTITRIPPLLHTPLMAATNAISGISLVASLVLAGSAEGVLATTLGTIAVACAVANIVGGFLITDRMLAMFKRAPTATEKQPAKEGASSVTTS, translated from the coding sequence ATGAGTGCGACCACCACCATTCAGTTTTTTGTCTTTCTACTCGCCGGCTTTGTCGGGATGCAGACGATCACCCGCATCCCTCCCTTGCTGCACACGCCCCTCATGGCCGCCACCAACGCGATTTCCGGCATTTCGCTGGTCGCATCGTTGGTCTTGGCCGGAAGCGCTGAGGGAGTTCTTGCGACAACACTGGGAACCATCGCAGTGGCTTGCGCCGTCGCCAATATTGTCGGCGGCTTCCTGATTACGGACCGCATGCTCGCGATGTTCAAGCGCGCGCCAACCGCCACGGAAAAGCAACCAGCAAAGGAGGGCGCGTCGAGCGTCACGACATCATGA
- a CDS encoding NAD(P)(+) transhydrogenase (Re/Si-specific) subunit beta, protein MNDTLIQLAYLLAAFLFIMALRALGRPDTARRGMQFAAFGMAAAVLATLLHARIVNYEWLAVGAIIGAVAGYPLGMWVPMTAMPQRIALSHAFGALAATLVGVGEYTHSVATGSLSHGQVLALGLEVLFGGLTVAGSLMAFGKLQEILPGRPLTFRGQNALNLMLLAAAVIGLAWLTVSPNEAWVFAAMLVIAVLVGILFVLPIGGADMPVVVSLLNSYAGLAAVATGFAIDNNILIIVGALDGLSGLILSLAMSKAMNRSFANVLFGAFGSAAPGGVESAVTGNEMSATNAEDAALRLAYADRVIMVPGYGLAVSQAQHQIRELGDLIEKHGADLRYAIHPVAGRMPGHMNVLLAEAGIPYDKLIDMDEINDRFPETDVAIVVGANDVVNPAARTNPASPIFGMPILKVSEAKSVLVLKRGKGKGFSGVENDLFVDPKTSMLFGDARQSLLDLGLQVKQA, encoded by the coding sequence ATGAACGACACATTGATCCAACTCGCCTACCTCCTCGCGGCGTTTCTCTTCATCATGGCGCTGCGCGCTCTGGGACGCCCGGACACCGCCCGCCGCGGCATGCAGTTCGCCGCCTTCGGGATGGCGGCCGCCGTATTGGCCACGCTGCTTCATGCCCGCATCGTCAACTATGAGTGGCTCGCCGTCGGCGCCATCATCGGCGCGGTGGCGGGCTACCCGCTCGGCATGTGGGTGCCGATGACCGCGATGCCGCAGCGGATCGCTCTCAGCCACGCGTTCGGTGCGTTGGCCGCCACCTTGGTGGGCGTTGGCGAATACACCCACAGTGTGGCGACCGGGTCGCTTTCTCATGGGCAGGTTCTGGCACTGGGACTGGAGGTCTTGTTCGGCGGGCTGACTGTCGCTGGAAGCCTCATGGCATTCGGCAAGCTGCAGGAAATTCTGCCCGGCCGCCCCCTGACTTTCCGCGGGCAAAATGCCTTGAACCTGATGTTGCTCGCCGCCGCCGTCATCGGCTTGGCTTGGCTGACCGTGTCGCCCAATGAAGCGTGGGTTTTCGCCGCGATGCTCGTGATCGCTGTGCTCGTCGGAATCCTCTTTGTCCTGCCGATCGGCGGCGCAGACATGCCGGTGGTTGTATCGCTGCTGAATTCCTATGCCGGCCTCGCTGCCGTCGCCACGGGATTTGCAATCGACAACAATATTCTGATCATCGTTGGCGCGCTCGATGGCCTTAGCGGCTTGATCCTCTCGCTTGCGATGAGCAAGGCCATGAATCGCTCCTTCGCCAATGTGCTCTTTGGCGCCTTCGGCTCGGCTGCCCCGGGGGGAGTCGAGTCAGCCGTCACCGGAAACGAGATGTCCGCCACCAATGCGGAAGACGCCGCGCTGCGTCTGGCATATGCCGATCGCGTAATCATGGTACCCGGGTATGGCTTGGCCGTATCACAGGCTCAGCACCAGATTCGGGAGCTTGGCGACCTCATCGAGAAGCACGGAGCAGACCTCCGCTATGCCATCCATCCGGTCGCAGGCCGTATGCCTGGCCATATGAATGTACTTCTCGCCGAGGCCGGGATTCCTTATGACAAGCTAATCGATATGGACGAAATCAATGATCGTTTCCCGGAAACGGACGTCGCGATTGTCGTGGGCGCCAATGATGTCGTCAACCCGGCCGCCCGCACCAACCCAGCCTCGCCGATCTTCGGTATGCCGATCCTCAAGGTGTCCGAGGCCAAGAGTGTTCTTGTCCTCAAACGCGGCAAAGGCAAGGGTTTTTCCGGTGTCGAAAACGATCTCTTCGTCGATCCGAAAACATCGATGCTATTTGGAGATGCACGTCAGTCGCTGCTGGACCTTGGACTGCAGGTCAAGCAGGCCTGA
- a CDS encoding LysR family transcriptional regulator, whose amino-acid sequence MKPIRFEDLEIFVHALNSRSFSGAARILDISPVVASNAVKRLEESLGTRLFERTTRSLRVTEHGIQYAVYAQAALRSMKDGTAAMSASKKSFGGSLRLALPSDFGRNHLLGWIEEHLEDIGRLEMNISIGDTLFDLHSRPVDLTIRYGVAKDSSLIVLPIASENRRILCASPAYLNSNGSITRLEQLVQHNCLRFKLDGVVHSRWNFGSGPESIPMVVEGNRVTDDAELVRRWAVAGLGIAYKSRLDVAEDLQAGRLIHVLPDILGEPAPLSMCVVHRSLLTPAVYALIRFLKGRCQLHLSAPVSGAVKA is encoded by the coding sequence ATGAAACCCATCAGATTTGAAGACCTGGAAATTTTTGTCCACGCCTTGAATTCACGCAGCTTTTCCGGTGCTGCCCGCATACTGGACATCTCTCCGGTGGTTGCAAGCAATGCGGTAAAACGTCTGGAAGAGTCGTTGGGCACACGCCTGTTCGAGCGAACCACAAGAAGTCTGCGCGTCACCGAGCATGGCATTCAATACGCTGTCTATGCGCAGGCGGCACTTCGTTCAATGAAGGACGGCACAGCGGCGATGTCCGCGTCAAAAAAATCGTTCGGTGGCAGTTTGCGATTGGCGTTGCCGTCCGATTTTGGCCGGAATCATCTGCTCGGCTGGATCGAAGAACATCTGGAAGATATTGGCCGACTTGAAATGAACATCTCCATCGGCGACACCTTGTTCGATCTACATTCCAGGCCGGTGGATTTGACCATCCGTTATGGCGTGGCGAAAGACAGCAGCTTGATAGTCTTGCCGATCGCGTCCGAAAATCGGCGGATACTGTGCGCATCTCCAGCGTATCTCAACAGCAACGGTTCGATTACCCGGCTGGAGCAACTCGTCCAGCATAATTGTTTAAGATTTAAACTGGATGGCGTGGTGCACAGCCGATGGAATTTCGGATCTGGACCAGAGAGTATCCCCATGGTGGTGGAGGGCAACCGCGTGACGGATGATGCGGAGTTGGTTCGGCGCTGGGCGGTCGCAGGATTGGGGATCGCATACAAATCCCGGCTCGATGTCGCCGAAGATTTGCAAGCAGGGAGACTAATTCATGTGCTGCCGGACATTCTGGGAGAACCGGCTCCGCTTTCCATGTGCGTCGTCCATCGCTCTTTGCTGACGCCAGCAGTCTATGCGCTCATTCGTTTCCTGAAAGGGCGTTGTCAACTTCATCTGTCTGCGCCAGTTTCCGGTGCTGTCAAAGCATAG
- a CDS encoding type 1 glutamine amidotransferase domain-containing protein, whose product MNNISIGLNALLGTETSAAIPRISAAEMFNAPENRPLYDLWTQAPTDPKIYNNRRVAVIATDGVEEIELTTVLHFFRSRGATVDLIAPKKPSYPPMFGLQIPAIRETHILTIHYIETAGWIAFDKVLDDAEPEIYDAVVIPGGAWNPDTLRADPKVLAFVRAVAQNEKIVASICHGPWILADAGLLVGRRATAWWAMKNDLTNAGAIFVDEPVVVDGKIISSRAPTDLVAFVNAIGVQLA is encoded by the coding sequence ATGAACAATATTTCCATTGGCCTTAACGCGTTACTGGGTACCGAAACTTCAGCGGCCATTCCACGCATTTCCGCCGCTGAAATGTTCAATGCGCCAGAGAATCGTCCGCTGTATGATCTATGGACGCAAGCGCCCACGGATCCGAAGATTTACAACAACCGTCGCGTTGCGGTGATCGCGACTGATGGGGTGGAAGAAATTGAACTGACGACAGTTCTGCATTTTTTCCGCTCACGCGGAGCCACCGTCGATCTGATCGCGCCGAAAAAGCCCTCTTATCCGCCGATGTTTGGGTTGCAGATTCCCGCGATTCGTGAAACCCACATCCTGACCATTCACTATATCGAGACGGCTGGCTGGATCGCGTTTGACAAAGTGCTGGATGACGCCGAGCCGGAAATCTACGACGCCGTCGTCATTCCAGGCGGAGCATGGAATCCTGATACATTGCGAGCCGATCCCAAGGTACTGGCCTTCGTCCGTGCCGTCGCGCAGAACGAGAAAATCGTCGCATCCATTTGTCACGGCCCTTGGATACTGGCGGACGCCGGCTTACTGGTGGGGCGGCGCGCCACAGCCTGGTGGGCCATGAAAAACGACCTGACAAATGCGGGAGCGATCTTTGTCGATGAACCGGTTGTGGTCGACGGAAAAATAATAAGCTCGCGTGCCCCCACTGATCTCGTTGCGTTTGTGAATGCGATCGGCGTGCAGCTGGCCTGA
- a CDS encoding LysR family transcriptional regulator: protein MLFEDLRAFVAVIDHNSLTRAAEVLSLTQSAVSRRIQHLEEVLDAELFDRNSRPPQPTALARRVYEQALPLMLNARRLLDISRDDLAPAGSFRVGLTQAVGEMMLFDVARRLRSAFPALDLKLHTEWSTRLQEQLAHGGLDAVAVMKPSPSELPARMDGRLITTLPVVVVQSKQTPLVARDTAIAQLAEQEWILNPVGCGYRAALERAMAGAGRQLNLRVDTIGTELQLRLVAAGMGLGLVPRSVLHRSPSLEQLTVVDTPDFAMQLDVWVIHTLQMGNLRRAADLLCDVVTECLATQDAQATGV from the coding sequence ATGCTATTTGAGGACTTAAGGGCGTTTGTCGCCGTCATCGATCACAACTCCCTCACACGCGCCGCCGAGGTGCTATCGCTGACACAGTCCGCCGTCTCGCGCCGCATCCAGCATCTGGAAGAGGTGCTGGATGCGGAATTATTCGACCGAAATAGCCGGCCGCCGCAGCCGACCGCGCTGGCCCGCCGGGTCTACGAGCAGGCGTTGCCGCTGATGCTGAACGCCAGGCGATTGCTGGACATCTCCCGGGACGACCTGGCTCCCGCCGGCAGCTTCCGCGTGGGACTGACCCAGGCGGTGGGAGAAATGATGTTGTTCGACGTCGCCCGGCGATTACGGTCGGCGTTCCCTGCGCTCGACTTGAAACTGCACACGGAATGGAGCACGCGGCTGCAGGAGCAGCTCGCGCACGGGGGGCTGGACGCGGTCGCGGTGATGAAGCCCTCTCCCAGCGAACTGCCGGCGCGCATGGACGGGCGCCTCATCACGACGCTGCCGGTGGTGGTGGTGCAGAGCAAGCAAACGCCGCTGGTGGCAAGGGACACCGCTATCGCCCAGCTGGCGGAGCAGGAATGGATACTCAATCCGGTCGGATGTGGCTACCGCGCCGCGCTGGAGCGGGCGATGGCCGGCGCGGGCAGGCAGCTCAACCTCAGGGTCGATACGATCGGCACCGAGCTTCAGCTGAGATTGGTGGCGGCCGGCATGGGACTCGGTCTGGTGCCGCGTAGCGTATTACACCGCAGTCCATCGCTCGAGCAACTGACGGTGGTCGACACGCCGGATTTCGCCATGCAGCTCGATGTGTGGGTGATACATACGCTACAGATGGGCAATCTGAGACGCGCGGCGGACTTGCTCTGCGATGTGGTCACCGAGTGCCTGGCGACACAGGATGCGCAGGCGACCGGCGTCTGA
- a CDS encoding tautomerase family protein has translation MPLARISVSHDTTDAALRAISDTVYEAMISVANVPLNDKFQILSRHAKGELIYPENGFLGVTYSDNIVFIQITWNAGRTAEIKKAFYRAVVDGIHTRSGLRKEDIIINLVEVQRENWSFGNGEMAFPPT, from the coding sequence ATGCCGCTAGCCCGTATCAGCGTTTCCCACGACACCACGGATGCAGCCCTGCGCGCCATCAGCGACACGGTGTACGAGGCGATGATCAGCGTCGCCAACGTTCCACTGAATGACAAATTCCAGATCCTCAGCCGCCATGCCAAGGGGGAGCTGATCTACCCTGAAAACGGATTTCTCGGGGTCACATATAGCGACAACATCGTTTTCATCCAGATTACGTGGAACGCCGGGCGCACGGCGGAGATAAAAAAAGCGTTCTATCGCGCTGTCGTCGATGGCATACACACCAGGAGCGGCCTGCGTAAGGAAGACATCATCATCAACCTGGTCGAGGTTCAGCGTGAAAACTGGTCGTTTGGCAACGGTGAAATGGCGTTCCCGCCAACATAA
- a CDS encoding fumarylacetoacetate hydrolase family protein, with protein sequence MKIATFIHRGAEQVGLINLDTQRVHPADARDMLDLIQRYPVHGNGSTYTYAGIALSEVQLLAPLPRPERNIFCVGKNYRAHAQEFSRSGYEAGAVAGAEIDAYPAVFTKPGGSVVGTEALVELHAGITSEVDYEGELAVVIGRPGRDIAVADAMTHVWGYTIINDVTARDRQKNHRQWFLGKGLDTFCPMGPWIVTADDLAARNVRIQTWVNGELRQDANTADLLFDIPKLISVISAGMTLRPGDVIATGTPAGVGIGMTPPRFLKKGDSVVVAIEGIGTLRNHFA encoded by the coding sequence ATGAAAATTGCTACCTTTATCCACCGCGGCGCCGAACAGGTCGGATTGATCAACCTGGACACGCAGCGTGTGCATCCGGCCGATGCGCGCGACATGCTGGACCTGATCCAGCGTTATCCCGTTCACGGCAACGGCTCGACCTACACCTACGCCGGCATTGCGCTCAGCGAAGTGCAACTGCTGGCGCCGCTGCCTCGGCCGGAGCGCAATATTTTTTGCGTGGGCAAAAATTACCGTGCGCATGCACAGGAATTCTCGCGCAGCGGATACGAAGCGGGCGCTGTCGCCGGCGCGGAAATTGATGCCTATCCCGCCGTGTTCACCAAACCGGGCGGCAGCGTGGTGGGAACCGAGGCACTGGTCGAACTGCATGCAGGGATTACCTCGGAAGTGGATTATGAGGGCGAGCTGGCGGTGGTTATCGGCCGGCCCGGCCGCGATATCGCCGTCGCCGACGCCATGACCCATGTGTGGGGCTACACCATCATCAACGACGTCACCGCCCGCGACCGGCAAAAAAACCATCGCCAGTGGTTCCTCGGCAAAGGCCTCGACACCTTTTGCCCGATGGGGCCATGGATCGTGACCGCCGATGACCTGGCCGCGCGGAATGTGCGCATCCAGACCTGGGTCAACGGCGAATTGCGCCAGGACGCGAATACGGCGGATTTGTTGTTCGACATTCCAAAGCTGATCAGCGTGATCTCCGCCGGCATGACGCTGCGCCCGGGCGACGTGATCGCCACCGGCACGCCGGCCGGTGTCGGTATCGGGATGACTCCGCCACGCTTCCTCAAGAAGGGCGATAGTGTAGTGGTCGCCATCGAGGGCATCGGCACGCTGCGCAATCATTTCGCTTAA
- a CDS encoding alpha/beta fold hydrolase, protein MTAGIKTSRRTFLHAAALGMAAAELSLLTPSMARAQTTGDAATPTGTLGALKTIKAGVLNVGYHESGPADGVPVVLLHGFPFDTNAYAEVAPILAAKGCRVIVPYLRGFGATRFIDAATPRSAQQTALGADLLALLDALSIPKAVLAGYDWGGRAACAVAALFPQRCIGLVSVNGYAVLDLTRSNIPATPERELPAWYQFYFLTERGKAGYTKYRRETNKLLWNLWSPKWHFDDATFDRSAPSFDNPDYIEVTIHSYRHRFNQAAGDPAYAQLDQRLATLPVITVPTITLDGADDAVVLPTDGKSYAARFPARKAHRIVPGAGHNLPQEAPRAFADAVLQLLPEKG, encoded by the coding sequence TTGACAGCTGGAATCAAAACATCCCGCCGCACCTTCCTTCACGCTGCCGCGCTCGGCATGGCCGCCGCGGAACTCTCGCTGCTGACACCGTCCATGGCGCGCGCGCAGACCACCGGCGACGCGGCGACGCCCACCGGCACGCTGGGTGCGCTCAAGACCATCAAGGCGGGCGTCCTCAATGTGGGCTACCATGAAAGCGGCCCCGCCGATGGCGTTCCGGTGGTGCTCTTGCATGGCTTCCCGTTCGACACCAACGCCTATGCCGAGGTAGCGCCGATACTCGCGGCCAAAGGCTGCCGCGTCATCGTTCCTTACTTGCGCGGTTTCGGCGCGACGCGGTTTATCGACGCGGCGACGCCGCGCTCGGCACAGCAAACAGCGCTGGGTGCCGATCTACTTGCGCTGCTTGACGCGTTGTCGATTCCGAAGGCCGTACTGGCCGGCTACGACTGGGGCGGCCGCGCCGCCTGCGCCGTCGCCGCGCTGTTTCCGCAACGCTGCATCGGCCTGGTATCGGTCAACGGCTACGCAGTGCTTGACCTGACCCGTAGCAACATTCCTGCCACACCGGAACGTGAACTGCCGGCCTGGTATCAGTTCTACTTCCTGACCGAGCGTGGCAAGGCGGGTTATACCAAATATCGCCGCGAGACCAATAAGTTGCTATGGAATTTGTGGTCTCCGAAATGGCATTTCGACGACGCGACGTTTGATCGCAGCGCACCGTCGTTCGACAATCCCGACTATATCGAGGTCACGATTCATTCGTACCGGCATCGCTTTAACCAAGCTGCGGGCGATCCTGCTTATGCCCAGCTGGACCAGCGACTCGCGACGCTGCCGGTGATCACGGTGCCGACCATCACCCTGGACGGGGCGGACGATGCGGTGGTACTGCCGACCGACGGTAAATCCTACGCCGCCCGATTTCCGGCGCGCAAAGCTCATCGCATCGTGCCTGGCGCCGGCCACAATCTTCCGCAGGAAGCGCCTCGGGCATTTGCCGACGCGGTGCTGCAGCTGCTGCCGGAAAAGGGCTGA